GCGATAATACAGCATCCTATATGACTGTATTATCgcatatttggctttctctggttgGTCTTGAGTTACAAGTGAGGAAAGAATTATAGAAAGGGCCCATTATTAACCTAGTCCTGGCCATTTGGGGCGACTGTCACAGAAGTCACTGCTTCGCTTCCTGGACTGTCTCTGGAGATAGGAATCTGGCTTCTGGCAAGCCTGACTTAGACCGGGCCGGGTTCCTGGGTTGCTGACTGTAGATAAGAGGCTGGATTCCTGGGCAGGTTGTGTGTCGAAGCTCTGTTTTCATATACGTCTGCCTACTGTCCACTTGTATATTCAGTCTCGCGTGTTCTAAGCCTGGAGATAAAGTCAGTGACAAGCCAGCTCCTCTTGTCGTACACAAACACAACTGCAAAGAGAAGTCTAGTGCCTTTCCAGACTTCCACCCCGCTCAGGAGCCCTCTCCGAGCCAGCAGAGAAACCGCAAAGCCAAAAACGTCGTCCACTCACCCGCGCCGGGTCCGTCCACGCCGCCGCCATCATGGGACGCTGTGGAGAGAGCGGCCCGGAGACGCGGCGACAGAGGCGGGTCCCGCGGGCTCAGCCGACCGCCACTCCTCCTCTGCCCTGGGCGGGGTGACCGCTCACCGGGAGGCCCACGGCTCGCTCAAACGCGCGGAGGTGAGTGCTGACCTCCTCTCTGTTCATTTGCGGAGACCGGACTAGACACCTTCGCAGAACAGCTACCCCCTCCCCTCAGCTGGCGTGGACGGAACCGTAGCACACCAATGACGTCCAGCACCAGTGGGCCGGAAGTCCCGCCCCCCGCAGGAAATGCCCCGACCCGGGTCGTTATTGGCCCAGCGCCTGCCGCCGTCACGCGGTGCAAAGCCTTCTGGGTAACGTAGTTTTTCTCTACAAACAAGCAGCCGCGTGTCGCGTCCTAGAGCCGGTCTTCCTCCGTGTAAAACACTTAACCAGGCCTGGAGCCCAGCATCAGAGCCGCCTCTTCACCGTGGGCACAACTCGGGGGAGCGGAGGAGCAGGAGCGAGGCCGTCCATTCCACCCTGGGGGAAGCTGGGGCTCAGGAGACGGGGACATTCGCCCGGGGTCAGGCCTGGGGAAAGGCCGCGAAGCCCGGCCCTAGGCTCGCCTGGGGACTTCTCCGTGCGCCTGGCCTCCTAGATGCTTTTCTAGGGGCTACGGACAAGCGAGCAGTCAAAATAACCGCCAAAAGGAGGACGCCGGAAGTCTCCTTCCCACGCAGTGCGCATGCACGGACCCGGCTCTTATGGGCGTCTTTTGGCCCTGCGCCTACTTCGCATGATGCACTGACCTCTGAGTAATAGACTTAGCCCGGAGCACCCTACAGCGGCTTTGTTATCCTCTGAGGTGCGGAGGCTGCAAGCAGGGGTGGCTTGGAGGGAAGCTGAGGACTCCAATTTCAAGCGTGGTCAGTTTGAAATGTCTGCAAGACCACAAAGTGTCTGTTTTAAGGAAGGCACTTAACCTGTGTATGATCAGTGGGAAAGGGTTCGTTTCTGGATATGTACGTTTGGGAGTTGATAGCGTATACGATTATTTCAAGTCATGATACTGGATGAGAccaacaaaagaaagagaatagaTGGGGAAAGGAATGGACAGGGGTGAACTCTGAACCAACTCAACATTGACTAGTTGCAGAAGAGAAACCAACAAAGTCATGTTAGGATTCCTAACATTCCTTCTAGAATTATATTACTCAAAGTCTTAGAAGTCACCTCAAtgtccttttgttttcttctcatgaCTTTGAAGGTGAGAGAATAAAATCTAGCTTCTAATGAGTTGAGAATACATATGGTATGAAAATGGAAACATGGTGTGCAGAAAATGCCCTGATTTAATTTTAAAGGTGGAGAAAAGCATAGTGACAGGATGTTAATTGAGCCAAGGATTAAGCTGGAGTTAAATTTCCCATAAGGTACTGTTTATAAAAGGAGGTTATGGAGAAACGTGGCTCAGTTTGTGCACAAGGAACAATGTTAGCCATCACTGGCAACAGTAATTTGCCCAAATTGGAAGATAAACGTAATTCTTCTTTTCACATGTGGTTGACCCTTACAGTTAAATGGTTTTGGGTTAGGTTGTAAAACAGATATTAacgtttttatattctttgtgtGATGGGAGGCAGAATGTCTGGAATCAGTGCAGGTGAGGAAAGCTATGTAGCCATTGGAGAAACTTTGAAATTCCTACTGTAAAACATCTCAGAGTTTTAATTGTTTAAACATATATCATTTGGTTGTCACTGTTGAGGCCCTAGTTGATTTTTCTATCCTTATCTACCTGCCCTAGATGGGCCCAGTGATATGTTTAACCAGCACCAGAAGTGAGTGATATTGCAGGATTTTTATATATGAACCAGTTAATTTATTAGGAGTTTCCAGGTGTTTGATAGAAATATTAACTCAAGAAAACTGATAGAGAGGGTGAAGCTAGAAAGCACAGAGGTGTGAGCACTGAAGGTGCAGGTGAAAAGCCATGCGTCAGTGCCTTGGAGCATTTCAGTGATGGGGCTGCAGCAGTTGGGGCTGCTGCTGTGAGAATGGAGTGGCTGGACTGTGTATATTCACTTCATGGTTCTGGTCATGTAGGGATGTGGTTCTGTATCTGCTGGACATTTGACATTGAGGAAAAGGTACAGAATAACATGTTTGTAACATTAACAGGGCAAACTCCACAGTTCTTAGTCAGGAGACAGTGGTGAAAAAGATGCCTGCAAGGAGCAGAAAACATGTTTCAGCTCCCCACTGAGTTGTCTAGATGTTCATGCTGGTGCAGTCACCTTACGAATGAAGGGGGAAGTTGCCGCATGAAAGTGCAACAGAAGGGtatgggtgggtatagctcagcgataagtgtgtgtgtttagcatgcaggaggtcctgggttcaatccccagtaccccattaaaagaataataataaaaaaaagagtaaataagtaaaaataagaataaataaataaacctaaccacctgcccccaccccacaaaaATAAAGATTCTACCCAGTCACACACCAACATTTACAACTCTAAAGACCCGGTACAGAATGATTCAGCTTTTATTAACTAACATGATGCAtcttaaaagagaagaaacaaaagacaGATGAGAGACCAGAGCCAGGGGTGCTCCATGGGCAATCACAAAGGAATGGGGGTGGACAGGGCTCAGGAGGCCATTTGAGCAGACGGAGGCAGCACCCTCCGGGAGTGGGCCCGGACCCAGGGGTGCTCCAGGATCTGGACCAAGGGCAGCCGCTCCGAGGGCTGGTATCGGAGAAGCCTGGAGATCAAGTCCTGAGCCCCCAGAGGTATTAATGGGGGAAACCTTACATCTACCTGATGGggccagagaagaaagagaagtatGGTTACTTTCCTTGGTCCACTTGAGGTGCTGTTCTGGAGCTTAGTAGAGAAGCTGCGGGTGTACCCCAGGCTCTGCAGCCCAGCCACCAGCCCCCACTGACTAGCTCCCGCACGACTGCCCTGACTGGCCATCCCACCTTGAGGATTCGTCTGTAGGTCTCGTTGTAGGAGGTGCTCTCAAAGGGCGGGCTTCCCACCAGCAGCTCATAGCAGAGCACCCCAATGCACCAGAGATCCACCTTCTCATTGTATGTTCTCCCCTCGATCATTTCTGGGGGCAGGTAGTCCAGAGTCCCGCACATTGTCTTTCTCCTGGAGGAGGGCAGAGAAAGGAGCACCAAGCAGAGTCTTAGTACAAGGGAAACTCCCCTCCCGCAGCTTCCAGGGAGACGGGAGACCCTAGGAACTCCCGAGCAGTCCCCTCCCAAGCGTAGGAGTTTGGAAACACCAAGTTTTAATATGGATCAAGGTTTGGAGAAGGCAAGTACTAGGACCTTCCAACTCCATATTTTGGGATTCTTCAGCAATTATTTAGCTCATGATCCAGGATGTTTTCACAAGAAGATTGGGAACAAACTGATGGTGCAACAAGAGGAACCAAGTAAATTAATTATAGTTGACTTATACAGTGAAATTCCTGGAATTATGGAGCAGTGGTTCTTAATTTATTTACATGGAAACTTATTGGTAAAGTTATATGTTAACAGaggttaaaaaattaaagatatgcTTGAACCACATTTTCTCAGTCTACAAATACCTATGAAATATATGCATTTGAAAGGCAGTATTTAAATACAAATGCAGGTTTGTATCGGGGTCTTATATGTTAAATGAATTAAACTgggtcattcttttttcttttttttcttttatattatctTGGTTTATTTTGGGTTTTCTGAGTCAGCTgtatacttttgtttgtttgttttttaaatacattaactcatttactttAAACAGACagtcatataagctcaaacacatcctaaaaagaatgaaaaaaatctgttttcctgCTCCTCTCTCCCTAAACTGGGTCATTCTTAACTGGCACCCAGGGTGCCACCCCCGAAATACCTTAGAGAAGGGGTGTGCACAGACCAGCCGAAGTCTGCAATCTTCACCTCACCCCTGAACCCTAGCAGCAGATTCTCCGGCTTGATATCCCTGTGAATCACCTTTTTTTCATGGCAGTAGGTCAGAGCATCTGCCAATTCCTCCATTATCTGTGAGAGCAAAGAAAGAGCAGTCTGGGAATGAAGCCTGCCATGCTCTGATTCCCCATCTGCAGCCCTCCAAAAATCTCTTGCTCCCTCTTTCCGTGAACTCCCTCATAGccttttcatgtttctttccaTAAGATAGTGCAGTTAGATTCTGTTGCTTACAACCAAAGAATCCAAACTTAAACACACTGCTTGTTAATATTCTAGGGGTGATTAAGGTATTCAAGTGTGAAGCTGTGGGATATGAGTCACGTAAAATATATAGAATCAAATtcagaaataaggaaagaaagcaaTCGTGACACTCATAACAGCCACAAGCAGTCACCCCCACCAGCTCATAGTAAATTCACGAACCCCTGAGTCCTCAGCCCCCCACATCCCCACCTCACCGTGGCTGTACGCTGTTCATCTAATGTGTGATTCTTCTGCAGTTCCTTGTAGAGCTCACCCCTTGGAGCATATTCTAGAATCAGGTACACCCGGCGTGCATCATGGAAGTAGTTATACAGGCGTAGGATATTGGGGTGTCTGGAGGACAGAAGGAAGAAGTGTCAAGACTCTTCCCTGAGGCCCAATTCATGATGCTATTACAAGTGACTGGTCACACGAGGGGCAAATTCTGCTGGGACCAGAATAATAACAGCATGATCTGGAAGTTTGCAAGGGGAAAACAGGCAACAGGTATCAGGATTCGGGTGTTTGACACAGGGAGCTTTACATGGTGTAACTGGAATAAACGGCAGAGGAAAAATCTTCAAGGTGAAAGCAGAGGGCCTGGTTAGGGGTAGTAGCGGGAGGAATGCTGAGTTCAGATGTCAGAGATGGAAGAGGAAACagagcaaaaaacaaaagaacaagtgTAGGCATCTCACACAGAGACTGTCCTTACTGTAGGTGCGCCTGGATTTCAATTTCTCTGCGGAGCTGGTGTTCCAGCCCTTCCTTTTCTATCTGGGACTTGAAGAGGACTTTCAATGCCACAATGAAGTGGCTTTCCTTGAGCCGAGCCAGGTACACATTCCCAAATTTTCCCTTGCCGAGAGGTCGCCCGATTTCAAAATCGTCAATAGTGAAGCGCCGCCTGACAGACGGAAAGAAACAAGCCTCAGTTTCGGAGGTAGGTGGGGAGTCAGGGATCCCAAATGCTCGCCTTCCTCTCTCACTTTACCCTCCTTAggcccctttccctcctccagGGCCCAGCCAAGTTGTTTGGTCAATAACCGTCAGTCCCACGAGCCAACACTTCACACGTGCAGCTGGCTCGTCATCCCTCGGTcccacttccttcctcctccagatACAAAACAGAGGAGCTCACATGTTTGGTATGCTGGGCATCGTTTGACCTGCTGCAGCTACTGAAGAAAAGACAAGAGATGTCACTACTTTCTTCTGtgcgcccccacccccaacaacgGACACTAGGATTTTCTTATAAACGCTTTCTCTGGTCCTGGTACTTATCCCTCCTTTCACCTGCGGTTTGACCCTGGCCCGACTTCGTAACAGCCTCTGGATGGCTCATGAGAAGGAGAGATGGTGGTGAGGAGGACGCCTTCCTGAGTTCTGTGGAACTGGGTGTCCTGAAAAGGGGTGGCAGGAGGTCACACTCGGGCTGAGGCTCTTCCAACGCCGACCTGCTCCCACGGCAGCCGCGGGGCAGTGACTGGGCCGGCACCGCCGGAAGGGACCCCCGCAGCTCACCAGCGAAGACACCCACTACTGAGTTGGGGACGATCCTAGGGTACGCGGGCCAGGCCTTTTATAGTGTGTACGTTAGCCCCATTGGCTGAGCGGGTAGTTCCTGGCTGACTTCCATTGGTTGAAATTTCTGAGGCTTAGGCAGCGTGCCCAATAGAAGAGACAGGAATGAGAGCTTCCACCCGTGGCTGGGGGGCGGGACTGAGGGCGCTAGGCCAATGAGAGGCAGGGCACGGAGACCGGAAGGCGGAACCCCGGCGAAAACGCTGGAGCAGAGGGAACACGAGAAACCGGAAGGGGAGGCGGGGGGTGTGGAGGGCGTAGGATATACACGGCCTGCGTGAATGAACAGGTACATCCACCCGTGAGGGCGCGAGGCGTTCCTGAATCGAGTGACCCGACGCAGTATACACCCACCGCCGGAAGCTGCCGGGGTGCCCCGTGCAGTTGGCAAGCTCCAGAACCACGTGCACGCGCCCCTGGCCCCTGCGCGAACGGCGTGTACGACTCAGGCCACTGCCCGGGGCCTCCTCAGTCACTTACATACGTGAGGGTCACCGCGATGAAGCTCCTGAGATTTGTGCCTCTGGCTCCCAATAGCCCGTGCTTTTGGGCCCTGCCCCAACCCGCcggcctcccccagcccaggaccGCCCCGGGCATCTGGCGGTGGGGGTGACGTGCACGGCTGCGACACCCTCCCCTCTCGTGCACACGTTCTGCATCCAGGGATTCAACCAACCTAGGTTGGACCCTGtaatcagtttgcaatgttgaGTCTCAAATAGTAAAATCAGTCCACGTGTTTATTTGTTTGGCATATACAGAAAttccaaaaacatttaaaatggaattctttgttttttaatggaagtactggggattgaccccaggaccttatgcatgctaatgACGGCTTAAACCAGAGTCATGATGGGAGGTGGTTTATCACAAAGTACAAATAACAGAGTATCAGAGGATTAGTAATCAAAGAAAACGTGGATATGAGTGTTAACGGCCAATAAGATGGATGGATTAATTCTATCCATACCCCACACTGCCTCCTGCAGGTGCTGGACACATTCCTGAGGATGCCATGGTGCACCTGTTACAGAAATGCCTTACTCCGTGTACATGCTCAGGCAGACATGGCTGTCTTGCTGTAACAGAGCTTGGGCCAAGGGCCTCGAGCTGGGGACAGGGGCAGTGTGTGGACACTGCAGTAAAGGGTTAACTAAGCAGGCTTCCGTTACTCCGGTTACTCCAATACTACACATTCCAAAGAAAGGACTGACCCTGGATCAGCTCCAGGAAGACCGCCTCTGAGTCCTTGGAGTATCTTGCCTGGTAAGGGTGATTTTTATGCTTCTGTCTGTAGGTCCCACTGTATCATGACCAGATAACTTATGCTAACAGTGTGACCCACGGAGCAGGGTGGGTTTTGTATGCCTGAGGCAACGCTCTATCTTTGCCTTCTGATACATGGTCGGTCACTTAGGCACTGCATGCCTCAGTAAAGAAGTCTGTGGACCCTGAAGCTTGGGTGAGTGCCCCTTGTTGGTGACAACTGAATGTGCTGACACACATCTTTGCTGAAAATTTGAGTCCCCGTGCACAGGCGACACCGGCAGCTTGTGCTTGGTCTCTCCTGGCTGTTACCCTACGTGCCTTTCCCTTTGCTGATCTTGGTCTGTGTCCTTTTGCTGTAATAAAGCCATGAGTATCAGAGCTCCGGAGTCTATAGTGACTCAGAAGGGTTAAAATTTACAAACGTGGGGGTCACGGATGACCCTGGCCAGGGTGGTGCAGAGGGTGAGAATCTAGCAAAGCAGTTCAGAAGGTAAGGAGGTCTGGGGAGTGGAGAAAAGTAGAGTGAGCAGTAATGGCGACGTACAATTATTACAAGCAGAGGAAAACCGTCCCACAGGGGCTCCTCAGTTAAaggcagagggaggaaaggagtgaGATGTAGGGAAGAGAGTGGTGCCTGGCCCTCAGGGCAACGTGTGAGGACAAGTCAGAGAGGGTGAGGGACAGAACTTGCAGGTGACAAGTAGGCTTTAGGCAGCTGAGATCACACACCAGGCACAGGTCGAGCAGACTCTACGGTGGGGAAAAGGGTGATGCTTGCTGAAGTGACTCCAGGTTTCAAGGAGAGACAGTGAGGAGAGCACAGTTCAAATGCGTGTGAAGATTTGTACCTAAAAGCAAGGACATGCAATGGAACCAGAAAGAGCAGTAACAAGCAGAGATGTTGAAAGATGCAGCAGCTACACATAAAGGGGTGAGAGGTGACAAGGGTGTCCGTCAACTGGAaggtgatcaaaaaaaaaaaaaaccaaatgtagCGGGACTTGGCAGACAGCACAGAGAAAAAGGCACTTCTTCCTTCGAATCTGAAAAAGTTGGAGAAATGATATAGGGAGACTATGACATTGTGATTAACGAGCTTGTGGTTCCCAGTTAGTTGCACTTGGTCCAAGTGCTGGCTTTTGAGAAGGGCACCTGGAACAATCTTCATAAAAGCCAAACACCAGGGGGGATGAGCAGGATCTTACTAACACCACAGCCCCTCAGTACCTGCTTTCCACCTGCTCACCTGGACACAGTTCTGCTGTCCCTGGCTCTCCACACTGTTCCAACTTAAAAGATCACATCTGCCTGGGTGCACTCACACCGTTTTCCAGAAATGGCTGATCCGGTTTGCTAAATTCTCAGTATTTATCGTTCTAATGCTTTTGGTATTGTTTTAAAACACAGGACTTATTATGCTGACATGAGGCCAACAGATCAGACTGCCATTGAAGAGACAGTTACTTAGAGTTCTGGGAGAGCGAGGGCCATGCCAGGCTTCACAGGGTCACGTGGGGAAGCATCAGAGTCGAGTCTGAGGCAAAACAACGGAGGGGGGCAACGTGGGCAAAGGCTGGAAGTTTCGCTGGGAGGAACAGACAAGGTGAAGCAAGCAGGCTAAGCAGGCTTAGGATGAGCTAGTTTGGATAATTTCAGTGCAAGTCAGAGAGTAGGGACTGCCAGGGTATCCAGGGGAGGGTCCTGAAGTAAGAACTCGACAGAGGCAGTGGTTGAGGGCTCTGGGGGTCTGGAATGGTTGGTCTGCATGGGACAGGCACACTGCTGGGGAGTCCTGAGCCACCTGGAGGAATGAGCCAGCCCTAGGAGGAGCAGCAGCTCTAGGGACCAGAGGTCCCACCTGTTAGAACTTCAGAATAAACACACATGCTGTAACATGTGGATATCCAAAATAAAGTCACCCGGCAGGTAAGAACAAGGTCAGGAAGTACAAACAGGAAGTCAGACCACAGGGCCAACCACCCTGACATGGCTCTGAGGGAGGCGAAGCTGCCTGTGTACAATTCAGCACAGACCATTTAATTGAGAGATGTGTAACAGACCTGTGAGCAAACAGATTACAGGCCTTTAACCCGCAAAACAAGGGCGAGGTCAATGAGCATTCCAGAGGCACTGCAGCATCCTGTGACGGGGACAGGAAAGGTGACCTGTGGGCCAGAGTGCGGGTCAAAGAGGGAGTGGCTCATACTCGCAGAGACCAGAGGTCCCCAGCATCATGTCTCTGGAGCGGACCCCCCAGCTGGAGCTGCCTGCTCACATGGATGCCTGACTGTGACCGAGCCTAGCCTGAAACAGTGCAGTCTTGAATTCAAGTTAGGTGCACAGAATACGCACATATTCCTTACTTCTCTCTCCACTGAAGACAGGCAGAGTATCCATAGCTGGAACAAAGAGATGAGAAACTGTTGACTTACGTGCTATATTAACACACAGCATGGATCTGGGCTTTACATCTTTATAAAGGGTCAACAGTGGGTATATCTGCAAGTCAGACCACTTGAAGCcatacatattatatacacacatatatatgtgtatatatatatatatatatatatacacacacacatctactcATATATTATACGCATCCAGTACATACACGTTTACACACATGTATGGCCCTaagtggtgtacacacacacatacacgcgtACGTCAGTATCAGGAGGGCAAGGTCCTTCTTACCAGACCTCCTCTGTACTTTGTCATCATTGAATTAAGTTCCGGCTAGTTGGTTAAGTTCTACATTGGCTTAGTGAGTT
This genomic interval from Vicugna pacos chromosome 9, VicPac4, whole genome shotgun sequence contains the following:
- the AURKC gene encoding aurora kinase C isoform X3, which translates into the protein MPSIPNMRRFTIDDFEIGRPLGKGKFGNVYLARLKESHFIVALKVLFKSQIEKEGLEHQLRREIEIQAHLQHPNILRLYNYFHDARRVYLILEYAPRGELYKELQKNHTLDEQRTATIMEELADALTYCHEKKVIHRDIKPENLLLGFRGEVKIADFGWSVHTPSLRRKTMCGTLDYLPPEMIEGRTYNEKVDLWCIGVLCYELLVGSPPFESTSYNETYRRILKVDVRFPPLIPLGAQDLISRLLRYQPSERLPLVQILEHPWVRAHSRRVLPPSAQMAS
- the AURKC gene encoding aurora kinase C isoform X2 encodes the protein MSHPEAVTKSGQGQTAAAAGQTMPSIPNMRRFTIDDFEIGRPLGKGKFGNVYLARLKESHFIVALKVLFKSQIEKEGLEHQLRREIEIQAHLQHPNILRLYNYFHDARRVYLILEYAPRGELYKELQKNHTLDEQRTATIMEELADALTYCHEKKVIHRDIKPENLLLGFRGEVKIADFGWSVHTPSLRRKTMCGTLDYLPPEMIEGRTYNEKVDLWCIGVLCYELLVGSPPFESTSYNETYRRILKVDVRFPPLIPLGAQDLISRLLRYQPSERLPLVQILEHPWVRAHSRRVLPPSAQMAS
- the AURKC gene encoding aurora kinase C isoform X1 — translated: MSHPEAVTKSGQGQTAVAAAGQTMPSIPNMRRFTIDDFEIGRPLGKGKFGNVYLARLKESHFIVALKVLFKSQIEKEGLEHQLRREIEIQAHLQHPNILRLYNYFHDARRVYLILEYAPRGELYKELQKNHTLDEQRTATIMEELADALTYCHEKKVIHRDIKPENLLLGFRGEVKIADFGWSVHTPSLRRKTMCGTLDYLPPEMIEGRTYNEKVDLWCIGVLCYELLVGSPPFESTSYNETYRRILKVDVRFPPLIPLGAQDLISRLLRYQPSERLPLVQILEHPWVRAHSRRVLPPSAQMAS